The DNA segment TCAAGTGCAGCGCATTGGTTTTCGATTAATGGTTGCAGGGTTAGTGGAAGAAGTAACATTGATCACACCAGAATTCACAAACTCTACGGAAGTAGTACTCAGCCAGTTTACACCTGTAGACAAATCGCTGCCTGTAGCATCCTCTACTTTGCTGTTATCACCAGCTAAGCATCAACAGCCAAAGCAATTTGAGTTGTCTAATTCGGTTGAAAACTCTCCAGTATCCACCTCTCTAGTTAAAAATCTGGTCAACTTTTTGCGGAGTAAAGTTTGATGGAGATCTTACGTCTTGTAGTTACAGGCACAGTAGGCGCAGGCAAAACTAGTTTTGTTCGCGCTATTAGCGATATTGAGGTGGTAGACACCGATCGTCGGGCAACGGACGAGACCACTCAAATAAAGAGCAGCACCACTGTTGCCATGGACTTTGGTCGCCTTACCTTTAGCCCTGAGCAGTCACTTCATATCTATGGCACTCCTGGTCAAGCACGATTTGATTTTATGTGGGATTTGCTGATTCAAAGGGCACATGCCTACATTCTGTTAGTAGCTGCCCATCGCCCTTGTGAATTTCGGCATGGTCGCAAAATCATGACCTTCATGAATCAGCGTACTCGCGTTCCAATGGTGATTGGGCTAACACATATGGATTGCCCTGATGCTTGGTCAGAAGACAACATAGCTATAGCTTTAGGCTTAATTGACCCACAACGGCGGCCACCGATCGTGACCGTTAATGCTACCCAGCCTGAGTCTGTATTCAATGCTGTGATTGTCCTGCTACAAGAGCTGATGAAGTTTCAGGAGGCTGCATCAGTTTTACACCACAAATCGGCTATGTAACTATGCGCCATCAACGTTGGCACGATCCCATCACGGTCTCTCTTGGCGTATCTCAACCTGGTTTACACCATACACTTTGGCTCATACCAATTGGTTCATACCAACAACATTGCCACTCTCTAATTTTTCTCTCCCAGTCTGAATCTGATCTCAATTATTCTGTCTACGAGGATTTTCTCTATGATTAACACGATTGCTTTGGAAAGTGCTCTACGAAACTTTGTCAGTGGCTCTCCTGACGTTCAAGGAGCAGCACTCGTTACTCCAGATGGCTTGCCCTTGTCATCTTCACTTCCTAGCGGCATGGATGAAGAACGAACAGCCGCTATGTCTGCGGCGATGCTTTCTCTAGGAGAGCGAATTTGTCGGGAGCTAGTACGTGGTGACATTGATCGCCTGTTTGTGGAAGGAAGCAAGGGGTTTGGGGTGTTAATGAGCTGTAGTGAAGATGCAGTGTTATTAGTCTTAGCAGCACCTACCGTCAAACAAGGGTTGCTGTTCTTAGAAATTAAGCGTCTGGTGTCAGAGATTCATCCACTGCTGGCTTCATAGCTCATAAGGTTAGCACTGTTGTTAGCCTGTCAGTTGCCATGTTGTTGTCATCAGTTGCTATTAACTGTCTTTCTTGAAAACTATTTGAGGTGTTTGACATGTCTACTGCTGTTATGCCCGTTGCCAGTCAATTCCGCAGTGAACTGGGCGATTTTACTAGCATTATTTGCTTTAAGGCTATAATTACGGGCGTAGAGGAAGCTCTGGGTGAAAAAGCAGCAGCGATCGCCCTAATTGCCGCTGGTCGAAATCGTGGTAAGCAAGTTGCAGACCAAATTGGCTGTACTGGTCAAGGAATTTCTGATACTGTCACTTCCCTGTTACAAAAAGTCTTAGGCAAAGAGGGCACTCGATTGTGCATCATTGACAAAATTGTAGAGGCTGATGGCGTAATCAAGGTTTACGCACGAGAAACCATCTGCTCCGCTGGTGAACCCCAAGGGTCTCCTCGCAAGCTGAGCTATACCCTGGGAGTCCTCCAAGGTGTGTTGGAACAAGTCACGGGGAAACACTTAAGGGGTAAGCAAACAGAATCTGTTTTACAGGGCAGTGCCTACGACGTTGTTGAGTTTACAATACTCCGATAGCCTCCATTCTAGATTGCTCTACTGCTAAGCTGAATCGGCATTGCTGAACATAGGTATAAACTGCCTTCATCCCCAACTCTTCTCCCAGGGCGAAGAGGGAGCTAGACCTCTTGTTTCTTCTCCCAAAGGAGAGGGCTAGGGTGAAGGCTGCAAGCAGCTTAAGTGCGAGAATCATACTGCTGGGCAACAACGCCCTTCTACTATTGAGTCGTTCCTACCAAGTGCGGGGAATAAAGTCTGCGGTATTGCTAATCTCAACTGTATCTCCTGACTGTTGAATCACAAACAGTCCCTGGTTGTAGGCATAGGTGTCTACATCACCATCGATTTCTATGGCGGCAACGGCTCCGTAGATTCGATAGGTGGCATAGTGAGGAAAGGCAGCCTTGAACTGTTCTAGGGTTTGCAGGCACTGTTGAACACTATCTTGGGTCAGACGGGATTTGACTTCAACAATGACAGCAACGTCATCATCGACAGCTAGAATGTCAATTTCTAAGTTGCGATTGCCCCGCACGGACCGTACCCGTTGATAGACTTCTTGCACAGCAATCCCTCGGCTTTGAAATAGCCGCAGTACAGCCGGAGCCACTAGGTTTTCCACAAATCGTCCCCAGCGGCTGCTCAAGTTATTGACGGCTTGATTGGCTTGGGCAGCGATCGCTTCGGCTCTGGCTAGCCTAGCGTCAGCTTCAGCAGCCCGACGATCCGCTTCGGCTTTGGATTCTGCCATACGTCGATCAAAGTCGGCTTTGGATTCTGCCATACACCGATCAAATTCGGCTTTGGATTCTGCCATACGCCGATCAAAGTCAGCTCTGGACTCAGCAGCACGCTGATCGAATTCAACAAAACGACGATCGGCTTCTGCCTGGGAGCGCTGGAACAGCGCGTAAATATCGTCAAGGGTCACTGGATTGGACATAGCAAAAGCTTGAACCAAAGCTATCTAGATTCATTCTAACGAACAGTCAAAATCTCAATACCAGTAATCTATCGACTCAGGATGGTAGGATTGACGCGCAGTGTCTTGGGCTTATAGAGCAGCACTAAAGAATTCGATCGCCTCGCGCAGTGCAGTAATCAGGCGGTCAATATCCGTAGGGGTGTTATAGAAATAGAGGCTAGCTCTGGCACTGGCGGGGATACCAAGGTAACGATGCAGCGGTTGGGTGCAGTGGTGACCAGAACGAATCGCTACTCCAGATTGGTCTAGCACCGTGGACAAATCGCTAGGATGAATGCCATCTACGGTAAACGCCGCCAGAGCAGCCCTACCTTTACCATCAGCAGTGGGCTTAGGGCCGTAAACGCGCACTTGGGGTAGAGTTTGCAGTTGCTGGAATAGGTAAGCCGTTAGTTGCTGTTCATAGGCATGGATTGTGTCCATTCCCAACTGAGTTAAGTAGTCTACCGCAGCCCCTAGGGCGATCGCTTCACCAATGGCGGGAGTACCCGCTTCAAACTTGTGGGGCAAGGCAGCATAGGTGGAATGATCCAGGTACACATCGGCAATCATTTCTCCACCCCCTAAGAAGGGGGGCATGGCCTCCAGTAGGGCTAGCTTACCGTAAAGGAAGCCGATACCAGTGGGAGCGCACATTTTGTGACCAGAGGCAACTAGCCAGTCACAGTCCATGGCTTGCACATCGATCGCCATGTGGGGCACACTTTGGCAAGCATCAATTAGCACTTTTGCACCGTATTGGTGGGCGATCGCACAAATTTCCTGCACAGGGTTGATGCAACCCAAGGTATTAGAAACATGCACGGTCGCCACTAGCTTAGTTTTGTCACTCATCAGAGATTTAAATTGATCGAGGTTAAACCCTTCATCAGCACTGAGTTCCACAAACTTCAACACAGCCCCAGTCCGGTGAGCAACAAACTGCCAAGGCACCAAATTACTGTGATGTTCCATTACTGACACAATCATCTCATCCCCGGCTGTGAGGTTAGTCATGCCCCAGCTATAGGCCACCAAGTTAATGGCTTCGCTAGCATTGCGCGTATAGATCACTTCTTGGCGAGAAGCCGCATTGATAAAGCGAGCAACCTTATCGCGTGCTCCTTCGTAGGCATCAGTGGCCCGAGAACTCAGGGTGTGTAGTCCCCGATGAACGTTAGCATTACTTTGCTCATAGTAGTCGTTTAGCGCCCTTAGAACTGCTAGAGGCTTTTGGGACGTGGCAGCGTTGTCTAGATACACTAGCGGATTGCCGTATACCTCTTGGTTAAGGATGGGAAAATCTGCACGGACTTGTTCAGCAAGGGATTTTGTGAGGGTGATGGTCATAGGTCAAAAAACTCAACAGGCAGATGGTTGAAGACGGGTTACAGGTAGCTATGCTGTCGGATATGCTGGGTCAGTGCGGTGGCTAGCGATCGCACGGGGATGTGGTCAATCACTTCAGCCGCGAAAGCGTAGATTAACAATTTCGCAGCCGTAGACTGATCAAGCCCCCGACTTTGCAGGTAAAAGATTTCATCTGCATCCAACTGACTCACAGTTGCCCCGTGGGAACACTTTACATTATCCGCTGTAATTTCCAATTGGGGTTTGGTGTCAACCCGTGCCCTTGGGGATAGCAGCAGCGTGCGGCTGAGTTGACTAGCATCTGTAAGCTGAGCAACTTTGGGTACAACGACCTTGCCGTTGAATACAGCATGGGCACGATCGCCCACAATACACTTGTGGAGCTGCTGGCTGGTACTGTGAGGCTTGGTAAACACAATAGCGCTATGGGTATCGGCGAGTTGCTCGCCATTAATAACTGTTAAGCCCTCTACCGTAGTACTAGCTTGTTCGCCTGTTAGCGTCACATTTAGGTTATGGCGAGAGAGTTGGCTACCTATGCTGATAGCATAGCAACTATAGTAGGCATCTTGGGCTTGGGATATGGCTGTCTTGCCAATGTGAATAGCAGCCTGACTGTCTCGTTGAACGCGAGTATGGTTGACACGGGCACGAGCACCGACCCAAAGCTCTGTTACCGCATTGGTGAAGTGTCGTTGCTCCCCTAGGCATCCATAGTCTTCCACAATGGTGACACTGCTGTTAGGCTCTGCCATAATCAGCCAACGAGGATAGGATACTGTCGGCACTTCTCTACCCGTCGATAGGCTGAGCAAGTGAATGGGAGCGACGATCGACCCCTGAGCAGCTACCCACACTACCCCTACTGACTGGAGACAAGCCGTGTTGAGAGCCGTAAACACCTCTTCAGCTCCACTCTGCATCGCCAAGTGACTAAAGACAGGATGATGGCTCGGCAAAACTGTTACATCACCAACGACTAGGTGATCGCTGACTACCAGCCCTTGACACAGAGCAGGCACAACCACGCCATCTACCATCACCAAGCGAATGTCTGCCTCTGGCAGGATAAATGGCTCTATATCCGCCATGCTGACTGCATCGGTAGGCGCAATCAACTGAAATGTTGTCTCTAACAGAGCCGACAAGGATGTAAATCGCCACTCTTCGTCCCGAGGGGAGGGAATAGCAAGTTCATGGGCAACGGACAGGGCACGATCGCGAATAGCCTGCAACTCTGGGCTGTTACCCACCAGTGGTGGCCGCTGTTGCAGCAGGTTTGCTAAATACAGAGCGCGATCGTGGCGAGCATCAACTCCTGCATTCCCTGATTCTGAATTGGTCACAATTTGGATAGTCATGGAGCCGCAACCTCAGTTTCTTCCTCCCGAACCCAGTCATAGCCTCGGCTTTCCAGTTCCAGTGCTAGGTTCTTATCCCCTGTGAGCACAATCCGTCCTGCTTCCATCACATGCACATAGTCCGGCACGATGTAATTCAGTAGACGTTGATAGTGAGTAATCACCAACATAGCATTTGTAGGCGTAGCCA comes from the Cyanobacteriota bacterium genome and includes:
- a CDS encoding ATP/GTP-binding protein, which produces MEILRLVVTGTVGAGKTSFVRAISDIEVVDTDRRATDETTQIKSSTTVAMDFGRLTFSPEQSLHIYGTPGQARFDFMWDLLIQRAHAYILLVAAHRPCEFRHGRKIMTFMNQRTRVPMVIGLTHMDCPDAWSEDNIAIALGLIDPQRRPPIVTVNATQPESVFNAVIVLLQELMKFQEAASVLHHKSAM
- a CDS encoding roadblock/LC7 domain-containing protein, whose product is MINTIALESALRNFVSGSPDVQGAALVTPDGLPLSSSLPSGMDEERTAAMSAAMLSLGERICRELVRGDIDRLFVEGSKGFGVLMSCSEDAVLLVLAAPTVKQGLLFLEIKRLVSEIHPLLAS
- a CDS encoding DUF3782 domain-containing protein, with the protein product MSNPVTLDDIYALFQRSQAEADRRFVEFDQRAAESRADFDRRMAESKAEFDRCMAESKADFDRRMAESKAEADRRAAEADARLARAEAIAAQANQAVNNLSSRWGRFVENLVAPAVLRLFQSRGIAVQEVYQRVRSVRGNRNLEIDILAVDDDVAVIVEVKSRLTQDSVQQCLQTLEQFKAAFPHYATYRIYGAVAAIEIDGDVDTYAYNQGLFVIQQSGDTVEISNTADFIPRTW
- a CDS encoding SufS family cysteine desulfurase, with the protein product MTITLTKSLAEQVRADFPILNQEVYGNPLVYLDNAATSQKPLAVLRALNDYYEQSNANVHRGLHTLSSRATDAYEGARDKVARFINAASRQEVIYTRNASEAINLVAYSWGMTNLTAGDEMIVSVMEHHSNLVPWQFVAHRTGAVLKFVELSADEGFNLDQFKSLMSDKTKLVATVHVSNTLGCINPVQEICAIAHQYGAKVLIDACQSVPHMAIDVQAMDCDWLVASGHKMCAPTGIGFLYGKLALLEAMPPFLGGGEMIADVYLDHSTYAALPHKFEAGTPAIGEAIALGAAVDYLTQLGMDTIHAYEQQLTAYLFQQLQTLPQVRVYGPKPTADGKGRAALAAFTVDGIHPSDLSTVLDQSGVAIRSGHHCTQPLHRYLGIPASARASLYFYNTPTDIDRLITALREAIEFFSAAL
- the sufD gene encoding Fe-S cluster assembly protein SufD; its protein translation is MTIQIVTNSESGNAGVDARHDRALYLANLLQQRPPLVGNSPELQAIRDRALSVAHELAIPSPRDEEWRFTSLSALLETTFQLIAPTDAVSMADIEPFILPEADIRLVMVDGVVVPALCQGLVVSDHLVVGDVTVLPSHHPVFSHLAMQSGAEEVFTALNTACLQSVGVVWVAAQGSIVAPIHLLSLSTGREVPTVSYPRWLIMAEPNSSVTIVEDYGCLGEQRHFTNAVTELWVGARARVNHTRVQRDSQAAIHIGKTAISQAQDAYYSCYAISIGSQLSRHNLNVTLTGEQASTTVEGLTVINGEQLADTHSAIVFTKPHSTSQQLHKCIVGDRAHAVFNGKVVVPKVAQLTDASQLSRTLLLSPRARVDTKPQLEITADNVKCSHGATVSQLDADEIFYLQSRGLDQSTAAKLLIYAFAAEVIDHIPVRSLATALTQHIRQHSYL